A window of Halichoerus grypus chromosome 15, mHalGry1.hap1.1, whole genome shotgun sequence genomic DNA:
aaggaaggaaggaaggaaggaaggaaggaaggaaggaagggagggagggagggagggaaagaggaaggaagggaggaagggcaaaaggaaattttaattttcattttcattttatgaaacaaGGTTATTGAACCTGATGACCCTTTGTATACATCTACTTAGTGGGTTTCAAACGTGCGAAAAACCTGGCAGAAAGTGGGACATGAATCCTGTACTTCAGGGACCTTGTGTTCCTGGAGCATCCTGCCTGCAGACGGAGGTGAGGAGCAAGAGACCCTCCCATTTCAGGGCGCAGGTCAGCGTCAGGGTGTGAGGGCTGGCACAATGTCCCCCCTAACAGAGGCTATCTCCCAGAGTGCCCAGGGCGGACACACAGGGGGGCTGGGGTTCCCAGGAACGGTTTCCACACCACCTGGCTGAGCTGAGAATTTGAGAACTCCTTGTCCTCCCTCTCTTTACATGATGATATTTTGCAGGGGATTAACCTCCCCCCTTCCAGGGATCAGCTTGCTCTAAACCCTGGTAATCCAGATTTATGATTTAATTCAGTGGCCTGAGTATCTTACACAAGGAAAAGGAAGTAGGAGACCGGAGGGAAAAAATAGACCGAGCTTCCGGGAAATCAACAAAACGGGCTAAGCTCACTTTGGAAGCCTCTTTAATTAACCATTTCCAAGCCCAGTCTTATCAGGAACCCCGTTTGTAGCCCCAAGATTGGCATGCCTCTCTCTTACTgacagaaagaaactgaggagaTCGGAAGCAACAACGGGGAAGGGTGGACTACAGGCTGAACTTTTTTGGGAGTCGGACCCAAGAGGACGCTGAGGAAGAGACTCTGGAGGGTCATAGGCATTAGGGATTAAGCAGTCAAAAGATGTCATTAACCTTTGGAATTGGGGGAGCAGCACTGACCCTAGTCCCAATCTCATTTCCATACGTAGACTCTTCCTTCTTAATCTCATTCTAGAGaggtgcccctcaccccaccccgcCATCCGGGCAAAGCGATCACTTTCGGGCTAGCCTCAGCTCATGCTCTGTGGGGCCAGTCACCACgcaccctcccaccctctctcctggAAGGGCCCAGGCGGGATTTGGTCCTCAGCAAGTGCTTGATCCACGTTGGCCAGGTGGGGAGTGAATGGGGCTTCCGGAACTTCCTCAGCGAGACATCATCTTCACAAACTCTGCAAAGAAAAGTCCCCGGTGAGGCATCTATTTGTAAAAACAGCGAGCATTCACTTTTGAGCCCTTACTGTGTGTGTCAGGGACCATGGGGGATCTTCGGGAAAGTCCTCGATGACCCCGTgtacctctgtttcctcatctccaaaCTGGGAGTCACAGGACTACCATATACCTTCTATAGTCTTTCAGATGGTTAAACACGATCATGCTTATAGACACATGGACTGCTCAATAATAACTATGATTATCTGATTCCATCTTTTCAACCAGTTCTGGAGGAGTAaatatcattttacagataagcaaacagAGGCCAGTGAGGTTGACCAGTGCTCCTGAGATCACGTGGATGGTGAGTGGCAAAGCTTGGAAGGAACGCAGGGTGCCCCTGACTCTGCTCCATGACTCCATGCCAGGTGAACTCCAGGGCCCCACCCAGGTCCTCAGGTCaatctgtccctcccctgcctgggCATCTGTCTCCTACCTCGTCCAGATTTCCAGTGATGCCCCCGGTACACCTGACCCTGGTGAGATCCAGCAGGCATCCAGCAATCATTTACTAAGTTGCGGTCATGCAATAAATATCTACCAAGCTTCCCTTTTGGGAATGAGAGAACAGATGGTTCAGAGAACATCCCTTACCCCCCTCCAGGATTTGACAGCCCGGGAGGTCAAACTCAACTCAAAGCAGCAAGGTCTGCAGTGATTACTCCCtttgaggggagaggagcagacgaTTCCCGAGGGATAGCTAAGACCTGAGAATGCACTGACGGGGAAGGTGCAGGAAGCGGAAGGAAGGTCAGGGAGAAAGGAACAGGATTTTGAGGACACAGAGCAGGGGCCAAGGGTGCCCCAGAGCACAGCGACTCAGAGAGAGGCTGTCGAAATGcggagtgggtggggggcagaccATGGGTGCACTTGAATGCTGGATTAAGAATTTAGCTTTTGTcgtggcccctgggtggctcagcgggttaagcatctgccagtGGCTGTCCCCACGCAATGTCACCTTCAAAGTCGACGGTACCGTCTCCGTTCACGTCGGCCTCCCGCACAACCTCCGAGATCTCTCGGGGCGTGAGCTTCTCTCCCAGGAGCCTCTGCATGGCTTGCTGCAGCTCCCCGAGGGTGATCTCCCCGTCTCCGTTGGTGTCAAACTGAGCAGAGCAGAGCGGTGATGTCAGCACAACAAGGGCACTGTTTACTGGCCATTCACTGTGGGTCAGGAACTAAGCTAAGGGCGTTTGCACACGGCACGTTGGCGTGTCAGCTCCCAGAAGGCGGGTCATCTGCACCGTCTTGTTCACTGCCCCGGGCCCAGCCCCCAGACGGCGCCTGCCACTCGGCACGCACCGCATAAATATTGGCTGAATTAATTAACTGTTTTCAAGCCTCCATGCTGCACACCCTTAACCAATCTACCAGAAAGTCTCGTACGTTCTATGTCCCGAGCACGGGACGCTGATGCTAACCTGGCCGaagccaccatcatctcctgCCTGGACTATCATGACAGCCCCCCTGATTGGTCCTCTGGCTCCCATCGTGGTCCACACATCAGGGCCTTGCGTTCATgttcatttaaaacaaatcaggcgcctgggtggctcggtgggttaagcgtctgccttcagctcaggtcaggatctcagggtcctgggatcgagtcccgcatcgggctccctgctcagtggggagcctgcttcttcctctcccactgccactcctcctgcttgtgctctctctctctctctcaaacaaataaaatcttaaaaaaaaaaaagaaagaaaaggtagatCCACACACCCAAGGTTTTCCAAAAGGAATGTTTCCCAGTAACTGAAttgcatatttgtttttaaattcaaacaAGTTGAATTTATATTCTGTTGAATGTAAAcggaaattaaataaataatcgaATTGAAACTAAtcaaaattaggggcgcctgggtggcttagttgttaagcggctgccttcggctcaggtcatgatcccagggtcctgggatcgagccccacatctggctctctgctcagcaggaagcctgcttctccctctcccactccccctgcttgtgttccctctctcgctgtgtctctctctgtcaaataaataaataaaatctttataaaaaaaaaacaaactggtcaaaattagataaaatgaaaaaaatgagttcctcagtcacacttgCCATATATTGAGGGCTCGACATAATATGGCCAGGGGCTGCATTTTGGACAGAGCGTTTCGAGATCCCAGGAAGTTTTGTTGGACAATGCAGCTCTGGACCTCTATATGAAgctgggacagaaaaaaaatcacacagctggtaggggGAGATCTTCCTGGGATTTGGACCCATGTTTGCACAGCTCCAAAGTCTTTCCTTCCAAAGCCTacactattctttatttttgcctcCTATATTGAAAGCTCTGAGGAAAgagctttatttatttctttatttttaaagattttatttatctatttgagagagagagagcgagatggcgtgagctgggggagaagcagagggagagggagaaggacaaacagactctgctgagcgtggagtccgacatggggcttgatccacgaccccaagatcatgacctgagccgaaaccaagagtcagatgcttaagccactgagccacccaggtgcccctgaggaaTGCATTTTATTAGGGGATGAAAGCGAATTTCAGCAAGCCCCTTACCCTCCCTGGGTCTCATTTTCTAAGTGTCTCTACAGGTGGGTTAAACCAGATTATCTCTTTGCGTTCCCCTCTGGGATCTCAAATTATTGGATTCCTTCTTCCCATTGTGGGCATGGAGATTAGAGGTCCTAACATGTGTTCTGGGGATGGCAAGACCTCGGGTAAGATTTGTAAATTCCATGAGCCTCAATGTCCTCGTATGCATAACTGTGGTAAGTGGCGGCTTACCCCTACTGTTCTTTATGATGATTAAACTAAAGAATATATGTAGGGGACCTTGTGCCTTGCAAGTGTTTGGAAGACGTCATTTTCCTTCCCTATAAATCCCATTATAGTTTCCAAAAAACTTGGTTTAGGTGGGTTCCATCCACACTTGAAGACCAATCGTAGACCCCTGGGGTTTCCTTCAAGCACCAACACCATGAAACTCTTAACTCACTTCCTTGAAGGCATCTCTCATCTCCTGGATACCGATCATCCCTGCTGTTTCTGCAAGCAGTTTGGGAGTCATGAGCTCCACAAAATCGTCAAAGTCGACACGGCCACCCACTGAGGACAGAAGAGGCAGGTCTAGTGAGATTCCACGTAACCAACCCCCCATGACCTCGCTGGACCCTTCAAAGTCTGTTCAAGAGGGAGACCTGCTCTGATCTCTCTGCCttctgagagctttccctctcaGCCAACCCAGGCCCCAGGGTCCCTCTAATCCCAACCCGGATGGACGGGTGCGTGGGTGGAAGTCACTAGCTGTccctgtgaccttaggcaagtctcTTAATTGGTTCAGATCTACATTTGCTTGTCTGTTGGTCTGTAGAAGGGGGAGCATGAATTCAGTGGGAGCCAAATCGCTTCCAGATAGGAACACGATCCCATCCGTGTTCAACCTTGTTTCCTCTGTGGCACGCCCGGAAGCAAACCCCAGAGCAATTCTGTGCCAGCTTCCTTCTCGAAATGAGCTCTGAAATCCATCCCAAGTTTGTTTCCAGCAGCAAATGTGGTTCCAATCTTGCCCTCTACTGATGCGTCTCAGCGGTCATGGTAATGACCTCCATTGATCACCACTACTGGAGGCTAAGCCTGACCTGCAACAGCTCCTTTATCGAAATCCCACAAGGAGTGACATCACCTCTGCCtgacaggtggggaaactgagactcaagagTGGGAGCTGACTCCACGTTTCAAAAGCACCACAATCGGTAAATGATAGAAGTGGTTCTTGGACCCAGATCTGCCTCTAAGAGTCACCCTTTTATCCCCTTCAAATGCTGTCTCCCTGAGTCCAGCCTGGATTGTTTGCTTCTAGGCTCCTAGTGACCCCTACCCTCTTCCCCCTTCCACCatagcccacccccacccccagtggttCTTCCAGCCCTGGCCTCACAGTTCATGCGGATTTGCTGGCCCAGTTCAGTCAGCTCCATCTCGGTGGGCATGTAACCCATCGTCCTCATGAGATTCCCCAAATCCTTACAGGAGATGAACCCATCTCTGTCCTTGTCAAACTCAAGAAATGCTTCCTGAAGCTCTGAAAATTAAGAGAGAAGAACTTTGGGGGAACCTGAAACAGTCCATGGGGAAGACTGGCATCCCTTGAAACCATCAGGGAGGCACCAACTAGAGACTCCACAAAGGAGAAGACATCTTTGAAAACCAAAATTTCAAAAAGGAGTGATGTATGAAATGCAGGTGGAGACTGCAACGTGCAAGATCGAAATGTGCAAGAGGAATGATCCGTGAGACCACAAAGCGACAGCACCGCGGTCCTCCAAATTCTGGGGCAAAATTATGGGAAACTTCCAAACcaccaaaagaaaaaccaacagtTTTGAATCATCTTACAACTCATGCTTGTGTCCCTCCTGGGTCTCTGAGACACTTAGGAATGGGCGTGCCTTCTAAACACTTTGGGAGACTCCTAAGTGACCATCAAAAGGAGTTCCGCAAAATCACGGctgagtgggaggagagaggggtgtgAAGCTTTCGTGGGAAGGGTCTACCCTGAGATGCACAGAGAGCAGCCTAGTGGCAGATGACAATGAGGCGGCATTTGGGGACAGAGGTTACCTTCGATCTCATCTTGTCCCAGGGGTCTTTCCTGGAAAGGAATGCAGGGGAGAGGGAATTTGGAGGAGGTCAGGGATCCAATATCCACTTCTCCAAATGCATCGTCCCCTCCCTCCTCCGAGTGACCCCTCCCCTTTCCTGtttctcctccacctccccatcctcttccttctcccacttcctgaCTCCTACCCCTGACTGCTTCTCGCCCTCTTCCTCATCacttcccatttcctctctcctATCCCGGAATcttgatctctctccctctgtctttcctgaACAGACATCCATCCCATTGTGCTGCAAGGGGGCCAGGGCATCCTATCCCCTCCTTTCTCTGGGACAAGAAAGCGAGGCTTGGAATCACAGCTAACCCGTGCTCAGAATGCCAATTTCGTTTAAACCTCAGAGGTAGGTAGGGGAGGTAGGACCAAACAGCGTTCCCATCTTACTTGAGAGGaagctgaggaacagagaggttaaggaaacagcctgaggtcacacagctcctaagTGGCAGAGCCCCTCCCAGGGCAGGGAGACATTAAATCACTCCCTCGACGTCAGGTGCAGCAAGTGCTGAGATTTGAATTCTGAGTCAAAATTCTTTCCACTACACCCCCTTGATTCTTGCCCCACCCACCCCATTCTTTCTCCCAAGGGTTAGAAGCCGTTTGCGTGGGACCAGTGTTCAGTGGCATCCAGGCAGGATGATCATTGGGTACGGGGCACGCCACCTGGGGAACCCCACCAGCCTCTGGCCTCTCCCTTTATCCTTGGAGCCTTCCCCCCAGCTTCTCTTTCTTATTATCCCCTCCCCcgtctcccaccctccctccctctctctggtcGCCTGAAAGCCTAGCAAGGAAGTGTAAGCCCCTTGGAATCAAAGCGAACTGATTGGACCCTGCCACTCCGTAACTGTATGAGGCAAGGGGCTTTGTGCCTCAGTCTCAGTGCctgcatctgtgaaatgggaacgcAAGGGTGGCCAGCCTTACAAGGTGGTCCTGAGGATGAAATGACAGCAGGAAAGCACAGCCCTTTGCGCAGGGCCGGGCAGGCCGCAGTGCCTTGGTTAAGTGGCAGCTAATGTCATCGTCATCCTCGCTCTCTCTGGGTGTCCACAGAAACGGGTGGTGATGGACAGGGACATCCCAGTTCCCCTTTTATTGGTGggtcttctccctctctcctttttgctGCTGACTTCTGATTTCACCCTCACCCACCTCACCGGCCCACGGAGCTCCCCGAATTCTACCTTCTCAGTCACGCGTCCCTGCCTGTGCCCCCCATCGGCTCCGGGTCCCTTGCACCTGTCACGCCCCTTCTTCCCCCACACCCAGCTCCCTTTGCCCTGCCCTTCCGCCTTGTCCACCACCTCACCCGCTGTTTCTCAGCGATGCCTTTCCTCAAGAAGATGCAGGCGGGGCCCATGGGAAACTGCATGGAGGGGCACGGCAGGGTGCACCAGGCACCAGGCACCAGGCTCCAGTcggctccccctcctccctggccccctCCTTCCCGTCCCCCTCAGCGGCTCGGCCTCCTTATCTTCCCTAGCACTCCTTTGCCAagtcttcctgcctctctgggcctctccctCGGTCCTGGTGCCCGAGAGCTGTGACAGCTGGATCAGAAATCTCTCCCGGGGTTGGGGAGGGATCAGAGCTGTTCCTGCCTCCCCATCTGGCTTGAGTGAGGTGGAGGGGGCACCAGTCTCAGCCTCTGACCTTTTATCCCCAGAATAGAACTGGATGGTTTCGAAACCGGGGATTAGAGCAGAGGGCACCCATTCATTCGCGTTCCAGCGAGCCTGCGGGGTGCTCACTCCAAGCCCCGGGGGTTGGGAGGGGATCCAGACAGGGAGCCAGAGTTCAAATAGGGAGTGAGGGGGTGCCCACCGAGGGGCAGCGGGGCCCCGGGTGTTGGGGCCTGGGGGGGTGAGGATGCGCCGTGGGAGGGGAGCCCGGCGGGCCCTGCGAGAGTAGGAGCAGACTGAGGAGGTGTCTAATGCAGGTCCTGAGGATGTCCGCTCGCGGGGGCAGCGCCGTGTAGGGCGTGGACACAGGGTCAGGGCGAGAAGGGCGGCCCCGCCGAGCGGGATGGCAGTGCGGAAGGAGTCTGTGGGGTTGGGTGGAGGCACTGATTTGTACTGGGGGGTTTCCATACAGAGAGGGATGTAACAGTAAACAGACATCACGGTGTGCACGGGGACGTTGGTACATATGTCGTCGAGCTAAGAGGACACAGAAGCAGGGACGCCTCCGGCTACCAGGGCCTGACTTCTAAATCCCATTCTCCACGAAAAGGAGCCAAGTCCTGGGAGACAGGGCTGCTCCCATGTCTGGAGCAGGACAAGCATGAGCCTAAAACCTCTTGTGCCGTAAAGCAAGGACACAGTTGTGGGGTCACGGCAAGGAAcacagaggtcagaggtcagccTGAAGAAGCTCCAGTGACCATATCAGGGGCAAtttgaaaatccaaataaataaca
This region includes:
- the CABP5 gene encoding calcium-binding protein 5, with translation MQFPMGPACIFLRKGIAEKQRERPLGQDEIEELQEAFLEFDKDRDGFISCKDLGNLMRTMGYMPTEMELTELGQQIRMNLGGRVDFDDFVELMTPKLLAETAGMIGIQEMRDAFKEFDTNGDGEITLGELQQAMQRLLGEKLTPREISEVVREADVNGDGTVDFEEFVKMMSR